One genomic region from Cyclopterus lumpus isolate fCycLum1 chromosome 20, fCycLum1.pri, whole genome shotgun sequence encodes:
- the LOC117749727 gene encoding cytochrome c-type heme lyase isoform X2: MGASLSTPAAPTVWAEAMTAAPPQGCPMDQEAPPVKVSPPVECPMHQAQPVKASPPPECPMHQAVPGPVHQDRAYDFVECPMKAAEGMKSDIDPANMMPPPNQVPAQDQPFALPLAREESNIPRHNTEKKWVYPSEQMFWNAMLRKGWRWREDDLGAQDMTNIIKIHNTNNEQAWQEILKWEALHAGYELPFDRHDWIIDRCGKEVRYVIDYYDGEINKENYQFSILDVRPAYDSLGAVWDRMKVTWWRWTS; encoded by the exons ATGGGAGCCTCCTTGTCTACTCCTGCGGCTCCTACAGTCTGGGCAGAGGCGATGACAGCCGCCCCTCCTCAGGGCTGTCCCATGGACCAAGAAGCCCCGCCTGTTAAAG TTTCTCCACCTGTGGAGTGCCCCATGCATCAAGCTCAGCCTGTGAAAG CGTCACCCCCTCCGGAGTGTCCGATGCACCAAGCAGTGCCGGGTCCAGTTCACCAGGACCGGGCCTATGACTTTGTGGAGTGTCCCATGAAAGCTGCAGAAGGCATGAAGAGTGACATCGACCCAGCCAACATG atgccGCCTCCTAACCAAGTACCAGCTCAAGACCAGCCCTTCGCCCTCCCACTGGCCAGAGAGGAGTCCAACATTCCTCGTcacaacacagagaagaagtGGGTTTACCCATCTGAGCAGATGTTCTGGAACGCTATGCTGCGGAAAGG GTGGCGCTGGCGTGAAGATGACCTCGGCGCTCAAGATATGACCAACATCATCAAAATCCACAACACGAACAACGAGCAGGCCTGGCAGGAGATCCTAAAATGGGAGGCGCTGCATGCAGG cTATGAGCTGCCTTTCGACCGCCACGACTGGATCATTGACCGCTGTGGGAAGGAGGTGCGCTACGTCATCGACTACTACGACGGGGAAATCAACAAGGAGAACTACCAGTTCTCCATCCTCGACGTGCGCCCCGCATACGACTCTTTAGGCGCCGTCTGGGACCGCATGAAGGTGACCTGGTGGCGCTGGACCTCCTAA
- the LOC117749727 gene encoding cytochrome c-type heme lyase isoform X1, protein MGASLSTPAAPTVWAEAMTAAPPQGCPMDQEAPPVKVSPPVECPMHQAQPVKASPPPECPMHQAVPGPVHQDRAYDFVECPMKAAEGMKSDIDPANMMPPPNQVPAQDQPFALPLAREESNIPRHNTEKKWVYPSEQMFWNAMLRKGWRWREDDLGAQDMTNIIKIHNTNNEQAWQEILKWEALHAGECPCGPTLKRFGGKAKEFSPRARFRHWLGYELPFDRHDWIIDRCGKEVRYVIDYYDGEINKENYQFSILDVRPAYDSLGAVWDRMKVTWWRWTS, encoded by the exons ATGGGAGCCTCCTTGTCTACTCCTGCGGCTCCTACAGTCTGGGCAGAGGCGATGACAGCCGCCCCTCCTCAGGGCTGTCCCATGGACCAAGAAGCCCCGCCTGTTAAAG TTTCTCCACCTGTGGAGTGCCCCATGCATCAAGCTCAGCCTGTGAAAG CGTCACCCCCTCCGGAGTGTCCGATGCACCAAGCAGTGCCGGGTCCAGTTCACCAGGACCGGGCCTATGACTTTGTGGAGTGTCCCATGAAAGCTGCAGAAGGCATGAAGAGTGACATCGACCCAGCCAACATG atgccGCCTCCTAACCAAGTACCAGCTCAAGACCAGCCCTTCGCCCTCCCACTGGCCAGAGAGGAGTCCAACATTCCTCGTcacaacacagagaagaagtGGGTTTACCCATCTGAGCAGATGTTCTGGAACGCTATGCTGCGGAAAGG GTGGCGCTGGCGTGAAGATGACCTCGGCGCTCAAGATATGACCAACATCATCAAAATCCACAACACGAACAACGAGCAGGCCTGGCAGGAGATCCTAAAATGGGAGGCGCTGCATGCAGG TGAATGTCCTTGTGGGCCGACCCTGAAGAGGTTCGGTGGTAAAGCCAAAGAGTTCTCCCCCAGGGCTCGCTTCCGCCACTGGTTGGG cTATGAGCTGCCTTTCGACCGCCACGACTGGATCATTGACCGCTGTGGGAAGGAGGTGCGCTACGTCATCGACTACTACGACGGGGAAATCAACAAGGAGAACTACCAGTTCTCCATCCTCGACGTGCGCCCCGCATACGACTCTTTAGGCGCCGTCTGGGACCGCATGAAGGTGACCTGGTGGCGCTGGACCTCCTAA